Proteins from a genomic interval of Enterococcus faecium:
- a CDS encoding V-type ATP synthase subunit I — MAVTKMEKVTLISDKRNQERILQAVQGIQNVEIRDLYQNRTNNQWVEKYFPDTTIIDKEAKLSALGNRLKDIQEAIQFIQHHGDSRQKKLHLKRQELSLQDLEANYSEENFINKLKEVLDLKEKWEQLTEERDRLEEEEEWLLHWQQLDIAPSMYASKTTIFEMGTVSAANFESFKEELSKLDDVYMEEIDYTPKQVYLSYVALKKSVAVIEEIAGKYGFNKETYPYEQNPKEKLQETKQQLSIVHEQQKKITTALGQCSGYIQEFEWVEEVTLAVAEREKIKERFIHATYLIVLQGWVDAEEKQNLLHVLNETVSEEDIYVSFETPNSEEIQQEVPTKLKNHPLVEPFELLTEMYSLPKYEEVDPTPWMTPFYLVFFGMMVADVGYGLLMLIGTILAQKLLVLPRGMKRFVKFFEILSIPSIIWGLIYSSFFGQALPKELFGIRLPFPILSTTDDVNTILILSVIFGLIQILVGLFVAAKENIRRKDYLSAVSDGFAWQGILIGIVIALVGAMLIKNTAFVYLGAGLSIIAALCILIVPIIQTPSKVKGAAKGAYNLYGLTGYIGDLVSYTRLMALGISGGSIGAAFNMLVAFMPPAARFSVGILLIIALHALNMFLTLLSAYVHGARLQYVEFFGKFYTGGGRAFDPLKTAEKYVNINHKKKNNK, encoded by the coding sequence ATGGCCGTCACTAAGATGGAAAAAGTGACCCTCATTTCAGATAAAAGAAATCAGGAGAGGATTTTACAAGCAGTACAAGGAATCCAAAACGTTGAAATCCGGGATCTGTATCAAAATAGAACAAACAACCAGTGGGTGGAGAAGTATTTTCCAGATACCACGATTATTGATAAAGAAGCAAAATTAAGCGCTTTAGGTAATCGGTTGAAAGATATCCAAGAAGCTATCCAATTCATACAACACCACGGCGATAGCCGTCAAAAGAAACTCCATTTAAAACGTCAAGAACTTTCCTTACAAGATTTGGAAGCCAATTATTCCGAAGAAAATTTCATAAATAAATTGAAAGAAGTCCTTGATTTAAAAGAAAAGTGGGAACAACTAACTGAAGAACGTGATCGTTTAGAAGAAGAGGAAGAATGGCTTCTTCATTGGCAACAGCTGGATATTGCTCCAAGTATGTATGCAAGTAAGACGACCATTTTTGAGATGGGGACTGTGAGTGCAGCAAATTTTGAAAGTTTCAAGGAAGAACTGAGTAAGCTTGATGACGTTTATATGGAAGAAATAGATTATACGCCAAAACAAGTTTATCTTTCGTATGTTGCTTTAAAAAAATCAGTTGCTGTTATAGAAGAAATTGCTGGGAAATACGGGTTCAATAAAGAAACGTATCCTTATGAACAAAATCCTAAAGAAAAACTGCAAGAGACCAAGCAGCAATTATCCATTGTTCACGAGCAGCAAAAGAAGATAACGACAGCGTTAGGTCAGTGCAGTGGCTATATCCAAGAATTTGAATGGGTAGAAGAAGTCACACTTGCCGTTGCAGAACGAGAAAAAATAAAAGAACGGTTTATCCATGCGACTTATCTGATCGTTTTGCAAGGTTGGGTAGATGCAGAAGAAAAACAGAATTTGCTGCATGTGTTAAACGAAACCGTATCAGAAGAAGATATATACGTCAGTTTCGAAACACCAAACTCAGAAGAGATTCAGCAGGAAGTCCCTACTAAATTGAAAAACCATCCGCTTGTCGAACCTTTTGAATTGCTGACTGAAATGTACAGTCTGCCAAAATATGAAGAAGTAGATCCAACACCTTGGATGACACCATTTTATCTTGTCTTCTTCGGGATGATGGTCGCAGATGTTGGTTACGGATTGCTGATGCTCATTGGGACAATACTAGCTCAAAAACTACTTGTTCTACCACGCGGGATGAAACGTTTCGTAAAATTCTTTGAGATTCTCTCGATACCATCGATCATCTGGGGATTGATCTACAGTTCATTTTTCGGACAGGCATTACCAAAAGAACTGTTTGGCATCCGCTTGCCTTTCCCAATCCTATCTACGACGGATGACGTCAATACGATTTTGATTTTATCCGTGATTTTCGGTCTGATACAGATTTTGGTTGGATTATTTGTGGCAGCAAAGGAAAATATCAGGAGAAAAGATTACTTGAGTGCTGTCAGTGATGGATTTGCCTGGCAAGGGATCCTAATTGGGATCGTTATTGCGTTGGTTGGTGCCATGTTGATAAAAAATACAGCATTTGTTTACCTTGGCGCTGGGCTATCGATCATTGCTGCCTTATGTATCTTGATCGTTCCGATTATCCAAACGCCGTCTAAAGTCAAAGGTGCTGCCAAAGGTGCGTATAATCTTTACGGACTGACCGGCTATATCGGTGATTTAGTCAGTTATACACGTTTGATGGCATTGGGTATTTCAGGCGGAAGTATTGGAGCGGCATTCAATATGCTAGTTGCTTTCATGCCGCCAGCTGCTCGATTCAGTGTAGGGATCCTTTTGATCATCGCTTTACACGCACTGAATATGTTTTTGACACTGCTAAGTGCCTATGTCCATGGCGCACGATTGCAGTATGTCGAATTTTTTGGGAAGTTTTATACAGGAGGCGGACGTGCCTTTGATCCGCTGAAAACGGCGGAAAAATACGTCAACATCAATCACAAGAAAAAAAACAATAAATAA
- a CDS encoding V-type ATP synthase subunit K, which produces MMDYLISQNGGMVFAVLAMATATIFSGIGSAKGVGMTGEAAAALTTSQPEKFGQALILQLLPGTQGLYGFVIAFLIFINLGNDMSVVQGLNFLGASLPIAFTGLFSGIAQGKVAAAGIQILAKKPEHATKGIIFAAMVETYAILGFVISFLLVLNA; this is translated from the coding sequence ATGATGGATTACTTAATTAGTCAAAATGGTGGAATGGTATTTGCGGTATTAGCGATGGCAACAGCGACGATTTTTTCAGGGATCGGTTCAGCTAAAGGTGTTGGAATGACAGGTGAGGCAGCAGCAGCATTGACAACAAGTCAACCCGAAAAATTCGGGCAGGCTCTGATTCTGCAATTGCTTCCAGGTACGCAAGGTTTGTATGGATTTGTTATTGCCTTTTTGATTTTTATCAACTTAGGAAATGATATGTCAGTTGTACAAGGACTGAACTTTCTAGGTGCTTCTCTGCCGATTGCTTTTACAGGCTTGTTTTCAGGTATTGCCCAAGGAAAAGTCGCAGCGGCAGGTATTCAAATTTTAGCGAAAAAACCTGAACATGCTACAAAAGGAATCATTTTTGCTGCGATGGTTGAAACATACGCGATTTTAGGTTTCGTTATTTCCTTCCTATTAGTGTTGAATGCCTAA
- a CDS encoding V-type ATP synthase subunit E, with protein MNAIEKIISQMNEAAEQERAALEQEERMKIDQNFEQKRTQVETEHQKQKEKQIELLEKKYRQLRNRQQVEVRQENLNAKQEFLRRLFADAVTEMENWDESEQIQFIKNALYSLPLTGKVAFIAGEKSAAYLSQTLLDEWNNELPFMMVLSDETIADQAGFLINDQGVQYNFLFSSLVQDIQGTMSFEIANQLFE; from the coding sequence ATGAACGCCATTGAAAAAATCATCTCTCAGATGAACGAAGCAGCAGAGCAGGAAAGAGCGGCGTTAGAACAAGAAGAGCGAATGAAGATCGATCAAAACTTTGAACAAAAACGTACGCAAGTTGAAACAGAACATCAAAAACAAAAAGAAAAACAAATCGAATTACTCGAAAAAAAATACCGTCAGCTAAGGAATCGCCAGCAAGTAGAAGTACGACAAGAAAATTTGAATGCGAAGCAGGAATTTTTAAGACGATTGTTTGCAGATGCGGTAACTGAAATGGAAAATTGGGATGAATCTGAACAAATCCAGTTTATCAAAAATGCATTGTATTCATTACCTTTGACAGGAAAAGTAGCATTCATTGCTGGAGAAAAATCAGCAGCCTATCTTTCTCAGACGTTGTTGGATGAATGGAACAATGAACTTCCCTTTATGATGGTTTTAAGTGATGAAACTATTGCTGATCAAGCGGGTTTTCTGATAAACGATCAAGGAGTTCAGTATAATTTTCTTTTCAGCAGCCTTGTACAAGATATCCAAGGAACGATGAGTTTTGAGATTGCCAATCAATTATTCGAATAA
- a CDS encoding V-type ATPase subunit, translating to MEYHELNPLIRGRELELLSNETFERMIQTNSVEALGEILKSTIYSPYIYDGYEYDFEQNLLKEQSRLFRWLKESAPEPEIVWIYTMRYTFHNLKVLTKAEMTNQNLDHLYIDDGFYSLETLKDAIHTQVSNELPESIMDSIREVRDYFEESTILQGIDVIYDRQFLTEQRRLADKLGYQELLTEVIAFIDLTNITTMARGILQKRTYGFMTTVLSSSGSIEKEVFLNFVDKDMEDYTNFLLETDYADFLRPVIREGNLDLVKLEQLKDDYLSSLYQEAQTQAFGPLPLLAFLNAKEVESKNLRLLVIGKRSHFESETIRKRVRQVYDA from the coding sequence ATGGAATACCACGAACTAAATCCCTTGATTCGCGGAAGAGAGCTTGAACTTTTGTCCAATGAGACATTTGAACGGATGATTCAAACAAATTCTGTCGAAGCACTTGGTGAAATATTGAAATCCACGATTTACAGTCCATATATTTATGACGGATATGAATATGACTTCGAACAGAATCTTTTAAAGGAGCAGAGCCGTCTATTTCGCTGGTTAAAGGAATCAGCACCGGAGCCTGAAATCGTTTGGATCTATACGATGCGCTATACTTTCCATAATCTGAAGGTTTTGACAAAAGCCGAGATGACAAATCAAAATCTGGACCATTTGTATATCGACGATGGATTTTATTCATTAGAAACCTTGAAGGATGCCATTCATACGCAAGTTTCAAATGAACTCCCTGAAAGCATTATGGACAGTATACGAGAAGTACGTGATTATTTTGAAGAGTCTACCATTCTTCAGGGAATTGACGTGATTTATGATCGACAGTTTTTGACAGAGCAGCGACGGCTTGCCGATAAGCTAGGATATCAAGAATTGCTGACAGAAGTCATTGCTTTTATTGACTTGACCAATATCACAACGATGGCTCGAGGAATATTGCAGAAAAGAACATATGGGTTCATGACGACGGTACTTTCCAGCTCGGGAAGTATCGAAAAAGAAGTATTTTTGAACTTTGTAGATAAAGATATGGAAGATTACACGAATTTTCTATTAGAGACAGATTATGCTGATTTTCTGCGCCCTGTCATCCGTGAGGGAAATCTTGATCTCGTAAAGCTTGAACAGTTGAAAGATGATTATCTAAGTTCATTGTATCAAGAAGCACAAACCCAGGCTTTCGGACCACTGCCACTACTAGCCTTTTTGAACGCAAAAGAGGTAGAAAGCAAAAACCTTCGTTTACTGGTTATCGGCAAAAGAAGCCATTTCGAATCAGAAACAATCAGAAAGCGGGTGAGACAAGTCTATGACGCATAA
- a CDS encoding V-type ATP synthase subunit F, giving the protein MTHKIGVVGDKDSVLPFKLFGFDVRYGTTKQTVRQAIEEMAKNEYGVIYVTEQCAALSPETIERYKEQMIPAIVLIPNHQGSLGIGLEEIQKNVEKAVGQNIL; this is encoded by the coding sequence ATGACGCATAAGATCGGTGTAGTTGGCGACAAAGATTCTGTTTTGCCATTCAAATTGTTTGGCTTTGATGTTCGTTATGGTACAACCAAGCAAACCGTTCGTCAGGCAATTGAAGAAATGGCAAAGAATGAGTATGGCGTGATTTATGTCACAGAGCAATGTGCAGCATTGAGCCCAGAAACGATCGAACGTTACAAGGAACAAATGATACCTGCTATCGTATTGATTCCCAATCATCAAGGATCATTAGGGATAGGGCTGGAAGAAATTCAAAAAAACGTAGAAAAAGCAGTAGGTCAAAATATCTTATAG
- a CDS encoding V-type ATP synthase subunit A has translation MQIGKIIKVSGPLVMAENMSDASIQDMCLVGDLGVIGEIIEMRGDVASIQVYEETSGIGPGEPVRSTGEALSVELGPGIISQMFDGIQRPLDTFMEITQSNFLGRGVQLPALDHEKKWWFEPTVEAGETVSAGDVIGIVEETKVIKHKIMVPNGIKGTIKTIEKGSFTIDETVCVIETENGDKNLTMLQKWPVRRSRPIKEKLNPDAPMITGQRVIDTFFPVTKGGAAAVPGPFGAGKTVVQHQIAKWADVDMVVYVGCGERGNEMTDVLNEFPELIDPNTGESLMERTVLIANTSNMPVAAREASIYTGITIAEYFRDMGYDVAIMADSTSRWAEALREMSGRLEEMPGDEGYPAYLGSRLAEYYERSGRVIALGSEGREGSITAISAVSPSGGDISEPVTQNTLRVVKVFWGLDSSLAQKRHFPSIDWIQSYSLYSTEVGKYMDHILQADWASMVTEGMRILQEEQQLNEIVRLVGIDSLSDNDRLTLEVAKSIREDYLQQNAFDDVDTFTSREKQFKMLKMILTFGEEGRRALSLGAYLSEIMDGTVSIRERIGRSKYIPETELEKLDQIIGEIKQTMQTIVSEGGMSND, from the coding sequence TTGCAAATTGGAAAAATCATAAAAGTCTCCGGACCTCTTGTAATGGCTGAGAACATGTCTGATGCCAGTATCCAAGACATGTGTCTAGTGGGAGATCTAGGAGTTATCGGAGAAATTATCGAGATGCGTGGCGATGTGGCGTCTATTCAAGTATATGAAGAGACTTCTGGAATTGGTCCAGGCGAACCGGTTCGCTCTACTGGTGAAGCTTTATCTGTTGAATTAGGACCAGGGATCATTTCACAAATGTTTGACGGAATCCAACGGCCATTAGATACCTTTATGGAAATCACACAAAGTAATTTCTTAGGGCGCGGAGTTCAATTGCCCGCATTGGACCATGAGAAAAAATGGTGGTTCGAACCAACAGTAGAAGCCGGAGAAACGGTGAGTGCTGGAGATGTTATCGGGATCGTAGAAGAAACAAAAGTTATAAAACATAAAATCATGGTGCCAAATGGGATAAAAGGTACGATCAAAACAATCGAAAAAGGTTCATTCACTATTGATGAAACAGTATGTGTCATTGAAACCGAAAATGGTGACAAAAATTTGACGATGCTTCAAAAATGGCCAGTAAGACGTAGTCGGCCAATCAAAGAAAAATTAAACCCGGATGCACCCATGATCACTGGACAGCGAGTGATTGATACATTCTTCCCAGTGACAAAAGGAGGAGCAGCAGCTGTACCTGGTCCTTTTGGTGCAGGGAAAACAGTCGTTCAGCATCAAATTGCAAAATGGGCCGATGTGGACATGGTTGTCTATGTGGGATGTGGCGAGCGTGGAAATGAGATGACGGATGTTTTAAATGAATTCCCTGAATTGATTGACCCTAATACAGGAGAATCGTTGATGGAACGTACGGTATTGATTGCTAATACATCAAACATGCCAGTAGCAGCTCGAGAAGCTTCTATCTATACGGGAATCACAATTGCGGAATATTTCCGTGACATGGGTTATGACGTTGCTATCATGGCAGACTCCACTTCACGATGGGCAGAAGCACTTCGTGAGATGAGCGGACGTTTGGAAGAAATGCCTGGTGATGAAGGTTATCCAGCTTATCTTGGTTCACGGCTTGCGGAATACTATGAACGATCTGGAAGAGTCATTGCATTAGGATCAGAAGGTCGCGAAGGAAGTATAACCGCAATCAGTGCTGTATCGCCGTCTGGAGGGGATATTTCGGAACCAGTCACACAAAATACATTGCGGGTCGTAAAAGTATTCTGGGGTCTTGATTCCAGTTTAGCCCAAAAAAGACATTTTCCTTCGATCGATTGGATACAAAGCTATTCTCTTTATTCAACAGAAGTAGGGAAGTATATGGATCATATCCTTCAAGCTGACTGGGCATCCATGGTCACCGAGGGCATGCGTATTTTGCAGGAAGAACAGCAGCTGAATGAAATCGTGCGTTTGGTAGGGATTGATTCCCTTTCAGATAATGACCGTCTGACATTAGAAGTGGCAAAATCCATTCGTGAAGATTATTTGCAGCAAAATGCTTTTGATGATGTCGATACATTCACTTCAAGAGAGAAACAATTCAAAATGTTGAAGATGATCTTGACCTTTGGTGAAGAAGGACGCCGTGCGTTGTCGTTAGGTGCTTATTTAAGTGAGATCATGGACGGTACCGTATCGATTCGTGAAAGGATCGGACGAAGCAAATATATCCCGGAAACAGAATTAGAAAAACTAGATCAAATTATTGGTGAAATCAAGCAAACGATGCAAACGATCGTTTCAGAAGGAGGCATGAGCAATGATTAA
- a CDS encoding V-type ATP synthase subunit B has product MIKEYRTIGEVVGPLMAVEKVAGVKYEELIEVRMQNGEIRRGQVLEVQEDKAMVQIFEGTSGINLRDSSVRFLGHPLELGVSEDMIGRVFDGLGRPKDNGPEILPEKHLDINGEVINPVARDYPDEFIQTGISAIDHLNTLVRGQKLPVFSGSGLPHKELAAQIARQATVLDSSDDFAVVFAAIGITFEEAEFFMEDFRQTGAIDRSVMFMNLANDPAIERIATPRMALTAAEYLAYEKGMHVLVIMTDMTNYAEALREISAARREVPGRRGYPGYLYTNLATLFERAGRIRGLKGSVTQIPILTMPEDDKTHPIPDLTGYITEGQIILTRELYKSGIQPPIDVLPSLSRLKDKGTGPGKTREDHAATMNQLFAAYAQGKQAKELAVVLGESALSDVDKIYAKFAERFEKEYVNQGFYTNRSITETLDLGWELLSMLPRTELKRIKDDMLDKYLPEGK; this is encoded by the coding sequence ATGATTAAAGAATATCGTACGATCGGTGAAGTCGTCGGTCCATTGATGGCGGTTGAAAAAGTTGCTGGTGTCAAATATGAAGAATTAATCGAAGTCCGTATGCAAAATGGCGAGATTCGTCGTGGACAAGTATTGGAAGTCCAAGAAGATAAAGCAATGGTCCAAATATTCGAAGGAACAAGTGGTATCAATTTACGTGACTCTTCTGTACGATTTTTAGGCCATCCTTTAGAACTAGGTGTATCGGAAGACATGATCGGTCGAGTATTCGATGGTTTGGGACGACCGAAAGATAACGGACCAGAGATCCTGCCTGAAAAGCATTTGGATATTAACGGAGAAGTAATCAATCCAGTAGCTCGGGATTATCCAGATGAGTTTATCCAAACAGGTATCTCTGCAATCGATCATTTGAATACATTAGTTCGTGGGCAAAAATTACCAGTATTTTCTGGCTCTGGTCTTCCTCATAAAGAATTAGCTGCTCAGATCGCGCGACAAGCAACGGTACTCGATTCATCAGATGATTTCGCCGTAGTCTTTGCTGCTATTGGAATCACTTTTGAAGAAGCAGAATTTTTCATGGAAGATTTTCGTCAAACGGGCGCAATCGACCGTTCTGTCATGTTTATGAATTTAGCAAACGACCCTGCAATCGAACGTATCGCTACTCCTCGTATGGCTTTGACTGCTGCAGAATATCTTGCTTATGAAAAGGGAATGCATGTTTTGGTTATCATGACAGACATGACCAACTATGCAGAGGCATTGCGAGAGATTTCTGCAGCACGGCGAGAAGTTCCAGGAAGAAGAGGATATCCTGGGTATCTTTACACGAACTTAGCTACTTTATTCGAACGAGCAGGAAGAATCCGCGGACTAAAAGGATCGGTTACTCAAATTCCGATTCTAACAATGCCAGAAGACGATAAAACTCATCCAATCCCTGACTTGACTGGTTATATTACAGAAGGACAGATCATCTTGACTAGAGAGCTTTACAAGAGTGGGATTCAGCCACCAATTGATGTACTCCCGTCTCTTTCGCGGTTAAAAGATAAGGGAACTGGACCCGGAAAGACAAGAGAAGACCATGCAGCTACGATGAATCAGCTTTTTGCAGCCTATGCACAAGGAAAACAGGCAAAAGAATTAGCCGTAGTTTTAGGTGAATCTGCTTTATCTGATGTAGACAAGATCTATGCGAAGTTTGCTGAGCGGTTTGAAAAAGAATATGTCAATCAAGGATTCTACACGAACCGTTCGATTACTGAAACACTTGATCTAGGGTGGGAACTGCTATCGATGTTGCCAAGAACCGAATTAAAACGAATCAAAGACGACATGCTGGACAAATATCTGCCAGAAGGGAAGTGA
- a CDS encoding V-type ATP synthase subunit D, with translation MARLNVNPTRMELTRLKKQLTTATRGHKLLKDKQDELMRQFILLIRKNNQLRQEMEESMTEAMSDFVLANASITEPFIEELFVLPAENVDLSIVDKNIMSVKVPVMNFEYDEQLTDTPLEYGYLNSSAELDRSIDRFTTLLPKLLELTEIEKTCQLMASEIEKTRRRVNALEYMTIPQLEETIYYIRMKLEENERAEVTRLIKVKNMGTTD, from the coding sequence ATGGCACGATTGAATGTGAATCCGACCCGCATGGAATTGACTCGATTGAAAAAACAGTTGACAACTGCCACAAGAGGGCATAAATTATTAAAAGATAAGCAAGATGAACTGATGCGTCAATTCATCCTGTTGATTCGAAAGAACAACCAGCTGCGTCAAGAAATGGAAGAGTCTATGACAGAAGCAATGTCTGATTTTGTATTGGCAAATGCTTCGATCACGGAGCCTTTCATCGAAGAATTATTTGTTTTGCCGGCGGAAAACGTTGATTTGTCTATCGTAGACAAAAATATCATGAGTGTAAAAGTACCTGTGATGAATTTTGAATATGATGAACAGCTGACAGACACACCTTTGGAATACGGGTATTTGAATTCCAGTGCCGAACTGGATCGGTCAATCGATCGGTTTACTACCCTGCTTCCAAAACTTTTGGAACTGACAGAAATCGAAAAAACTTGTCAACTGATGGCGAGTGAAATCGAAAAGACACGTCGGCGAGTCAATGCATTAGAATATATGACGATCCCTCAATTAGAAGAAACGATCTATTATATTCGTATGAAGCTGGAAGAAAACGAGCGCGCAGAAGTAACAAGGTTGATCAAAGTAAAAAATATGGGTACCACTGACTAA
- a CDS encoding TrkH family potassium uptake protein: MIKQSKQIKKRLPAVQLLALGFFLLILVGGGLLTLPFFSNSGHGTNFIDALFTATSAVCVTGLTTLNTAEHWNSAGQFLIMLLIEIGGLGFMMVPILCFALIKKKVSLSTRIILKEALNLEEVSGVMKLMLYILKLAFVIQLIGTVALSFVLVPEFGWLKGIWYSLFHAISSFCNAGFDLLGDSLANHQQNVYLIMVVSALIISGGLGFIVWRDLLEYHQKKKITIHSKIALTVTGTLLLGGFVVFFFTERNGETLVEGNMFQRLANTFFMSVTPRTAGYYSVDYLHMSHAGLILTMFLMYIGGTSGSTAGGLKTTTLGVLLIQMRSMLKGRTRAEAFGRTIRQGAVLRALTLFFVTLTLCVVAIMILSVTETIPKTSGIEYIAFEVFSAFGTVGLTMGLTPDLTAIGKLIIIALMYIGRVGVLTVVFSLMTKAQRTQSKYKYPEESVMIG, from the coding sequence ATGATTAAACAAAGCAAACAAATAAAGAAACGCTTGCCGGCTGTTCAGCTTCTCGCATTAGGATTTTTTCTCCTGATTTTAGTTGGCGGCGGCCTACTTACCCTACCATTTTTTAGTAATAGTGGGCATGGGACAAATTTTATCGATGCGCTTTTCACTGCAACTTCTGCTGTCTGTGTGACGGGATTGACAACATTGAATACAGCAGAGCATTGGAACAGTGCTGGTCAATTTTTGATCATGCTTTTGATTGAGATCGGCGGTCTTGGTTTTATGATGGTTCCGATTCTATGCTTTGCATTGATAAAGAAGAAAGTCAGTCTCAGCACACGTATTATATTAAAAGAAGCGCTGAATCTAGAAGAAGTATCAGGTGTGATGAAGCTCATGCTTTACATCCTGAAATTGGCCTTTGTGATCCAACTGATTGGTACGGTTGCTTTATCTTTTGTATTGGTGCCTGAATTTGGCTGGTTGAAAGGTATCTGGTACAGTTTGTTCCATGCAATCTCTAGTTTTTGTAATGCAGGGTTTGATTTGTTAGGAGACAGTTTAGCCAATCACCAGCAAAATGTTTATTTGATCATGGTGGTATCTGCTTTGATCATTTCTGGTGGGTTAGGCTTCATCGTATGGCGTGATTTACTGGAATATCATCAGAAAAAGAAGATAACGATTCATTCAAAAATCGCATTAACCGTTACAGGTACCCTTTTATTAGGCGGATTCGTTGTGTTCTTTTTCACAGAGCGCAATGGGGAAACGCTAGTGGAAGGGAATATGTTTCAACGATTGGCAAACACCTTTTTTATGAGTGTGACACCTAGAACGGCTGGATATTATTCAGTTGATTACCTCCATATGAGCCATGCAGGTCTGATTTTAACGATGTTTTTGATGTACATCGGCGGAACATCTGGGTCGACGGCCGGCGGATTGAAAACAACTACGTTAGGTGTGTTGCTGATCCAGATGCGTTCGATGCTTAAAGGACGTACGAGAGCGGAAGCATTTGGCCGTACCATCCGACAAGGCGCAGTGTTGCGGGCACTTACTTTATTTTTTGTTACGTTGACGTTGTGTGTAGTCGCCATCATGATTTTATCGGTGACTGAAACGATACCTAAAACTTCTGGCATCGAATATATTGCTTTTGAGGTCTTCTCTGCGTTTGGTACAGTAGGTCTTACGATGGGATTGACGCCAGACTTGACTGCAATAGGGAAATTGATCATTATAGCGCTTATGTACATTGGACGAGTTGGTGTATTGACTGTGGTCTTCTCTCTGATGACAAAAGCACAAAGAACACAATCAAAATACAAATATCCAGAAGAAAGTGTCATGATTGGATAA